In Diabrotica undecimpunctata isolate CICGRU chromosome 4, icDiaUnde3, whole genome shotgun sequence, a single genomic region encodes these proteins:
- the LOC140438255 gene encoding uncharacterized protein has translation MAKPTSSAAMPKQTSGGYKRKMLAITHALDKLDDISTRKKTAPTKDSFDIFGEYVAATLKKLPPPMAAEAEMNIHHVLHKIKVQALQAPPSTHPVNVNLETSTLGSSSSRLSNYNQSDISDISRSDSSLHEFLLFDE, from the coding sequence ATGGCAAAGCCAACATCATCTgctgctatgccaaaacaaacaTCGGGAGGCTATAAACGAAAAATGTTGGCAATCACTCATGCATTGGATAAACTCGACGATATTTCGACCAGAAAAAAAACGGCACCTACTAAGGACAGCTTTGATATATTTGGTGAATATGTGGCAGCTACGCTTAAAAAATTACCACCTCCGATGGCGGCAGAAGCTGAAATGAATATTCATCacgtattacataaaataaaagtacAAGCACTTCAAGCTCCACCAAGTACACATCCCGTAAACGTCAACCTGGAAACGTCAACATTGGGAAGTTCGTCATCAAGACTTTCAAATTACAATCAAAGTGACATTTCAGATATTTCTAGAAGTGATTCCAGCTTACATGAATTCCTATTATTTGACGAATAG